In Hahella sp. HNIBRBA332, the genomic window CGCAATGATGCGCAACCCTTGCGCCTTCACTGGCGTGACGCGGCCTTTGTGGAGAATATCGACCACGACGACAAACGGGACGCGCTGATCTGCGCCCTGATCGCCTGGCTGTTCGTGAACCAACCCGAACAACTACAACCGCCGGAACCGGATACCCCGTTATCGGAAGGCTGGATCTTCGTCCCCCAAGACGGCTTGGATACAGAGAAGAAAAGCGCTAATACCAAGTAGGTCGGAAAAGCGAAGCGCCTTCTGACGTCATGTGTTCATGTTAATAAATGCATTTAATTCAAAGGATTAAAATGGTTTATTAAACCTATTTGTTGGATGGCGCTGCGCTTATCCAACCTACTTTGATGTGTGAAAGATGTCGGGGAAGTGCGGGCGGGCCGCCCGCGCTTCCGGGTAGGGTTAGTTTTGCAGTTGTTTTTCTGCGTCGGTTTTCCAGGGTGAGGCCAAGCCTAGCCTCAGGGAGGATTTGAACAGGCTTTGGGCTTCCGCTACCTGGCCGCTTTTCTGTTTCACTTTGGCGTAGTGGTAGATGATCGTCGGGTTGCTGGCGGCCAGTTGGTAGGCTTTGCCGATGTTGGTTTCCGCTTCGGCGACTTTGCCCTGGCGGAATTGTATCCAGCCTAGCGTGTCCAGTACCGTGGGGTTGATGGGAGCGAGCTTAGCGGCTTGCAGCGCCAGTTTCTCCGCTTCGTTGAGTTTGTCCGTTTCACCCAGCAGATACGCCAGATTGTTCAGCGCGCCCAGGTGGGTATCGTTCAGACGCAGGACACGGCGATAGGCGTCTATCGCCTGGTCGGTTTTCTTGTCCTCTTCATACAGAGAGCCTAACAGGAACAAGCCTTCGTGGGACTCTGGATTATTTTTGACCAGAATCTCCATTTCCTGCTGCGCCTTGTCCAGTGTGCCCAGTTGTTTCAGCGCCACGGCTTTGGCCATACGCAGGGAGCTGGAGTCTGGGGACAGTTCCAGCCCTTTATCGAACAGATCCGAGGCGGCGGCGTAATCCCGGGTGAATGCGTGAAACGAGCCCGCGTACAGATAACTCTGTGGATTGTCCGGGTAGGTCTTTAACAGGTCTCTGTATACCGCCTTCGCCTTAGTCGGGTCATTCTGTAGCTGGTAGAGGCTGCCCAGACGCTGATAGTAGGGGAAAGGCGTATCGGAATGTTTCATCAGGTCTTTGTAGACTTGTTCCGCCAACGCATGTTTTCCGGATTGCGCGAAGTAATCGCCTGCCTGGACCGCCAGATTCTCCGGCAGCTCTTTGTCTTTCAATGCCTTTTGATAGTCGCCGACGGCTTTATCGTGTTCGTCTTTTTTCACGTAGGTCAGCGCGCGCTGAAAATACGCCAGCCCCCAGTCCGACTTTAATTTGAGCAATTGGTTGAAGCTGTCGAGGGAGTTATCCAGCTGGCCGGCGTCGCGCTGGGCGATGCCCAGGGCCAACAGGGGCGCAGGTTGCTTGGGTGAGAGTTTTAGCGCTTTCTGGAACAGGGGAATGGCCGCTTCCGGACTTTGATTGGCGACGTATGCGTTGGCGAGCAGCACCAGAGCAACGGCGTTGTCGCTGGTGGCGTCAATGATCGGGGAGAGCAGTTTGATGGCTTTCCCTGATTCGCCATTCCTGACGTATTGCTCCGCCAGATTGAGTTTGACCCCCACATAGTCCTCTGGCGTGTTGGCCAGGCCTTTCTCCAGATGCTCGATGGATTTGGCGACCTCGCCTTGCTCCTGGTAGATCAAGCCCAGCCGTTGATGCGCGCGGGAGTCGTTGTCGTTGTAACCGACGGCGGTTTTATAGGCGTTAAAGGCCTTCTTGGGTTCTTTTAAGGCGGTATGGACATCGCCTTGTTTGGTCCAGGCGGAACTTTGCGTGGGCGCTAATTGTGTGGCTTTTTGCAGTAGCTTGAGCCCATCCTTGAGTTTTCCCTGTAACGCCAGCACCGTTCCTTTCAACTCCAGCGCCAGTGAATTGTTAGGCTCTTTGGCGAGAATCTGATCCAGCAGTTTCTGGCTCTGCATAAACTTTTGGCGCCGGATCAGGTCCAGCGCGGTGGCGAGATCCTGGTTGGCGGGTTGTAACTCGCCGCCGGCGGGTGGCGCGTCAAGAAAGAAAAGGCTGGTGTCGGACTGGGCGGAGCTGGGTTGCGTTATCGCGGCTTGACTGCCGCCAACGGCGAAAAAGAGGGCCAGCGCTAAAGAGAGGCGTTTGTTCATCGATCGGGACCTTATAGTTCTCAGACATTGGAAGCATCATGCTGTCGTCAGAGTGTAATCCAATATGAGGGATAAAAAAAAAGGGCGTTAAACAACGCCCTTTTTGGTAGTGGACTACTTAGCTTTTTCTGCGACGAACCATCAGGCCAACCAGACCCAGACCCATCAACGCCAGGCTGGCGGGTTCTGGAACCGTTGCGCCGACAACGATGTGATCGCGCTCGGTAGCGACTCTGCCGCCGTCAACAGTAGCGTAGATGTCGAAGTCGTAGGTGCCGGGTGTAGTGCCGGTGAAGGTGACTTCGAAATCATAGGTCGCAGTGCTGTCGCGGGTGAAAGAGCCGTTATAGGACGCAGGAGAGACGGATACCATGCCGGGAGGCGCGCCAGAGATATCGAGCGCCACTTCAGTATAGGAAGAAATAGCGGTCGAAATGGCGTCATTGATAGTGTCTACCAATGTGCTGGTGTCGATGCCTGCGTGATAGGTGCCGCCAGTCGCATTGGTGATGCGGGTAGCTTGGCCGGTTCCATCAAGACAGAAGCCGAATGCGCAGTTGCCGACGTCAATCGCTTCCACCTGGATGCTGGCCGCCTGCAAAGCGGCGGTAGCACTGGCTTCAGTTGAGCCCAAAGAGGGATCATGGCCCGTTGCGTCGCCGAACCACAGTAGGATGCGCTCAGCGTCCGGACGCCAGGAAACGGTGCTGGCGACCTGTTCCAAAGCATAGATATTCGCTTCGGGGAAGTCGCCGCCGCCAGCGGCGGTCCAGCTGTTGATCGCTGCTTGAGTGACAGCAGTATCGCTGGTGATATCGGTCAGCGTGCGATAAGCGAACAAATCGCGGGCGTCACGATAACCGCCTACGCCGAAGTTAATGTCGCCAAAGCCCGCTGCAGTGCTCAATATGGAGCTGGCGGCGGCCTTAACGGCTGCGATCTCGCCACCCATACTTCCTGTTTCATCCATCAAGAAGAACACGTCGACTTTGGATGTAGTCGCTTCAGCGTCAACGGTGACTGTCTTGGTGATGGTCACGCTTTCGCCGACATCAAGCGTCGCAGAGAAAGTAGTGGGAGAGATGGAGTCCGCCATCGCCGTAAACGGCAGGAAAGCGGTAAGAGCGAGTGAGCACGCTAGTCTTTTCATTGTTACCTCCTGGTGTGGGTTGTAGTTAGTTTTAGTACTGCAATGAAAAATTCGTGAGATTGCTCAGGGAACCTATAAGGCACAAAACAGGCCAATCTCGTTAGAACCCCACCTATCGGGGTGTTTCTTAACTCTTTTAGAAAGTGGCTCTCCGAGAACTGTAAATTCGTTATATAAGTATTTCCACTAAAGGCCAAAAGGCTTATTCCATTAAGGATAATTTGGCAAAAATAGAGGGGTTTGTATACAAAGCTAAGCGTCTGTTTTGTATCGTTTTTGTGCGATCTAACGATAGGCCTAAACGCCCCTGGCGCAAGGGATAGACTGAAATTCAAACAACCTGGAATTTAAGAAGGTGTAAATTCTTTGAACGCTGTCAGGGCGCTTATTAAGAAACGCAGGTGAAGCGTTAGCTTGTTGTGTAAGGCGGGAAAACAGCGCTGATGGCGAGTTAGCCGTCAGCGCTCAAAAAAGGCTATTTAACCAGCAAAGGAAGAGGCATTGACCCTGTTATGGCTGAGCTGCGTACCACACGTTGCCTACGCCATGGCCAGTGGCGTCGCCTTGCTGACGGTCGCCCACCCACAGATACAGAGGCTGGTTCTTGTACGCCCACTGATAAGTCCCGTCTTTACGGCCGACGATGGTGAAGTCGCCCCATGTTTTGGCGTCTTTCTTGGCGAAAAACGGAGGCCAGCTGTCTGCGCAGGAGTCGTAGCAGACTGACGCGCCATTGCTGTCTTTGGTGAAGGTGTACAGCGTCATGCCTTGCGCGTTGGCGAAGACTTCACCGACGGAGGTAGTGACTTTAGTGACGACCTTAGAGGAGCTGGCGCTGGCTGAAGAAGTTTTCAGCAGGCCGCCGGCGTTGTCATAGGAGTTGTTATAGGAATTGCTATAGCCGTCAGCGCTGGCGTAGCTGTTGGCGCTGTAGCTCTTGCTGGAGCTGGAATACTTTTCATCGCAGTAACGATCCGCTTTGCCTTCAGCGAATACGGCGGAGGTGAAACCAGCGGTGGCGATCATCAGAGTGGTCAGTGCGGCGAACTTTTTCATCTTTCTATCCTTTATCTATCTAAGTGTGGCTAGCGGGTCTCGGACCCTGAATTTGAAACTCGTAGATAAAGACGACAGGGATGCGGCGTTTGGATGCAAAGAAATTAAAAAAATTTCTGATTTCTGAATTTCACTTAAAAAACAAATCTTAAGGTTCCGTTAAGAATGCGCCGTTAATCTGCGTACATGAAACAAGGAAATGGCGTTAACCCGCCGCGGAAGTACGGCGGCTCTCTCTAAAAATCATAAAACTACGAAACACCCTCAATAATGCATAAAAGGAATCTTAATCATGGCTAGTTACATCTATCTTCCCGTTGTCGGCCCGGAAATGATCGCGCTGTCCGCGCAACTCGCTGGTGTCTTGAACGCCACCGTGATTCAAAAACCGCGACTCAGATTACCCACATCGCCTGGCTGTCTGTCGCGTTTACACGCCACTGACACGCTGTACATTTTCACCCATGGCGCGGGCAGAGGCGATACGGCCACCATCGCCGCCAAGGAGAACGGCTGGTTGCCGAGAAACCGTCAGCACTACGATAGAGAAACGGAGCATTGGGTAGGCGGGGTGTTCAAAGCGTTCACCACGGAACAGATGGCGGACGATTTGCGTGCGGAAGGCCTGCCATTGAACTTCATCGATATGCACGTACTGGCCTGCGGCGGCGGATACGCCGGCGCGTTATCGCCCTGGGTGGGGCGCTTCTGCACCAAACTTTCCAGAACTCATGTCTTTGTCGAAGTCACCGGATATCAAGGGTTTGTGCATGTCTCCTCCGGCTCTATCCGCGTCGAAGACCGCAACGAACGCGGCGCCCGCAGCTTCTACAGCCTGGAGGAAAAAGCGGTGGTTTATCGCTCAGGCTATGCGGAAATGACCGCCGGCCGCGGCAGATCCTCGTTCGCTCGCCCCATCAATACGCGGGATCGGTCGCATCATAATACCTAAGGGCGGTTGCACCAAATACGTAAGGGAAGTTGCAAAGGGGAGAGCGTTTCCTCTCCCCAGGCGCAATAAACGGATAACCTGATCCTTGGACGCCTGTTTCCTCACAACACCCCAATAAGATGCGAAGCCTTACCCCAAAAAGACACGGTCCACTCATTGTTCGAATAGGTGATTTCGGAATAGGCGCAATTGAAGTGGGTGTACCGACTAGCGCTGGCTTGATCTTGCGCATGTATCCGCCAGATCAGCGCTTTTAAGAAGTTGCCATGGGTGACAGCCAGGATAGTGTCATCTTGATGATGCATGTTCGCAAGCAGATTCAGGAACCGACTTGCTCTTTGCGCGACTTCCGCCAGACTCTCGGAATTTTCGCCGGCTTTTTGGTGGGGGTGTTCTCCCCGGATAACGGCTCTGGCAGTAGGATCTATTCTGTCTATGTCATGCAGGGACAGACCTTCATAGGAACCAAAGTTCTGTTCCTGGAGCAGGTCGCATATTGCAAAGTCAGGCGCAATGACCTTGCATGTCTGCATACAGCGTAAAGCTGGCGATGAGTAGACCTTGGCGAAGCGATATGGCTTCATTTCCGTCGCCAGTCTGTCCGCTTGCGCTTTGCCCTGGTCCGTCAGGTCAGAGTTCAGGCTACCTTGCAGGAGGCCTTGTTGGTTCCAGATAGTCTGACCGTGTCGCGCCAGGATGATTCTCATGCTACCCATTCCATTACTTCACTGATTCTCTATTCTGAACAACTGAAAGAATGGCACTGTATGGCTAACCTGGATTATTGTCGAGGGTAGCGATTTCCTGTTTCTTTTTTGGGGGGGGGAGAAAGAAAATGAACTTCGACAAGTTTAAAGAAGAGACGTTAAAAGGCCTGCGCGCCTCGGCGGAATCTTATGCGGAGATGATTCTGTCCGAACCGGAAACTATGGCGGAATTAACCGACGCCAGCGATGAGGCCACACGGGAGGAACTCATTGACGAAATCGTCGACACCGCCTGGGAGCGCAACGGCGAAGCCTGGTTCGAGCGCTTTGTCATCGAACCGGGACTACCCGACGACATTGAGCCGGGCGATTTAATGAAGATGCTGAGGCCCAGCGCCAAATACCGGGAATGGGTGCAGGCGGTGATTGAGGAACGGGTCTCGGAGAGTTGAAAGACGGCGATTCGACTCGGTGGTGATATGTGTTAGAGTCCCGTCCCCAAATTTAGTAAGGCAATGTCAATCAGACAACACATGCTGGTAGCAATATTAAAAGGTGCTCTCTTTTAGGTATTTTCCTAAAGGAGAGAAGAGTGAAAAAACGAGAAGTTCGTCTTATCAAGGCGTTTGGGAGCAATGAAGCAGGGCTGGCGGATTTACCTAAGAAGGTGTCCGGCACAACGGTTTCGAGAGTAGTTCTGGGGGAAGAGTCCGGCTGCTCGCGCTGCTTTCCCCACGGTTTTGAAACCGTCAATGCCACAAGGCCTCAACGTAGTTGGAAGACAAATCGTAAAACCAGATGGAAGTAAACGGTGATAAGGGCGTCGAAGTGCATTTAACATCGCCGCTGCCAAAAGAGAACGGGGCTTTACGCCCCGTTTTTTAATTCAACGCCGCCTTCAGCACTTTGTGCTCATCTTCGCTGACGCCGAGTTTCCAGTAGCTGGAGATATACAGATCGCTTTTTTGCAGTCCTTCCTGGGCGCGGAAGTGGTCCCGCAATTGGCGCATGCTGTTGAGTTCGCAGGCGCACCAGACGGAGGGACGTCCTTGCAGCCAGGGCAGGTCGCGCACTTTGTTCAGCAGCAAATTGCTGTCGACGCCGGGATGGGGATTAATCAGCCAGTGCACGTCGAGGTTTGCGGGCGTCTTGAGGGGCTGGATATCCGCCTCGCTGATCACTTCAATCACCACATAGCCTCTTGCATTGGAAGGAAGCTGCTCCAGGTTGACGCTGATGGCGGGCAGGGCGGTCATGTCGCCGATCACCAGAAACCAGTCTGCATCCGCATCCACCAGCTTTTTCGGGCCTGGGCCGCCGATCAAAATCTGCGAGCCGATTTCCGCCTGGATCGCCCAGGTGGACGCCGGGCCGCCGTCTTCATGAATAACGAAATCAATGTCGATCTCATCTTCTCTTTGCGCGCGTACCGTGTAGGTGCGCATCAGCGGGCGCTGCTCGCCGTCGCGGGGAAACATCAGTTTGACGTAAGCGCTTTCCTGGTCGGCGGGAAAGTTGGCGATGCCGTCGCCGCCCAGGGTCACGCGCAGCATGTTGGGAGTTATCGATTGTCTGCGAACCAGTGTCAGTTCGCGGGGCGCAGGTCTGCTCATTTCATCCTCGTGAATTCAGTAAAAATAGGGCTCCCGTTGGCAGGAGCGGCTGTATTCAGTGTTTGAGGTTTTCCGCCATCGCATTCGCGAGTTTGACGAACTCCCGGATCTCATCAGCATTGAGGCCTTGCGCCATGCGGCTTCCCGCCAGCGCTTCCACCTCTTTTATTGTCTTGTACGCGTCCAGGCCTTTCTGGGTTAAATCCAGTAGTTGGCTGCGTCGATCTTCAGGGTTGTCTCGTTTTTCGATCAACCCTTCCTCCAGCAGATCTTTCACCACCCGCGTGATCTGCGCCTTATCCCGCTGCAGGCGTTCTGCAATCACCTGGGCGGTGCATATGACGTTCTTTTCACGGGCGTGGTTGATCACTTTCAGTGAGCGTATATGGGAAACCGCCAAGGTCAGGTTGACCTCCTGATAGGCCTGACGCATCGCGCGTTTATATGCATGAAGCAAGCGGTGCAGAGACTCGCCGACGCTGGTTTCCGGGACAGTGTTTTCTGGCATGATTCACAGTTCATGTTAGTTGACAGTGTCAACCATAATGATATTGGTTGATACTGTCAACTAAAAGTAAGCAATTGAGAAAGGAGTTCATGGGTGTTGATTTACAGGACGTGCTTTCAGGCGCCTGTATCGCGGCGTCGGCGCAGGAAATAACCGTATCATCGTTAGACGCTCGATTTTATGTCTATACTTCACTTCAAAGCGGCGCGAAAGTCAGTAGCCATCAGCGAGGCATGAAGTAATGGTTTGGCTGCGCGGGATGTTCTTGTCCTGCATCCTGATAAGCATCATGGCGGCGCCACATGTGCGCGCTGAGGGCAAAGTCTGGCTATCTATAGGCGAGTTTCCGCCGTTTTTCTCTTCGAAACTGAGCCACTATGGCGTTTTTCCTCATATCGTCGAAGAAGCTTTCGCCGCCGAAAATATCCAGGTCGAGTATGTCTTTCTGCCCTGGAACCGAGCGTTACGGATGGCCGCGGAAGGGG contains:
- a CDS encoding tetratricopeptide repeat protein codes for the protein MNKRLSLALALFFAVGGSQAAITQPSSAQSDTSLFFLDAPPAGGELQPANQDLATALDLIRRQKFMQSQKLLDQILAKEPNNSLALELKGTVLALQGKLKDGLKLLQKATQLAPTQSSAWTKQGDVHTALKEPKKAFNAYKTAVGYNDNDSRAHQRLGLIYQEQGEVAKSIEHLEKGLANTPEDYVGVKLNLAEQYVRNGESGKAIKLLSPIIDATSDNAVALVLLANAYVANQSPEAAIPLFQKALKLSPKQPAPLLALGIAQRDAGQLDNSLDSFNQLLKLKSDWGLAYFQRALTYVKKDEHDKAVGDYQKALKDKELPENLAVQAGDYFAQSGKHALAEQVYKDLMKHSDTPFPYYQRLGSLYQLQNDPTKAKAVYRDLLKTYPDNPQSYLYAGSFHAFTRDYAAASDLFDKGLELSPDSSSLRMAKAVALKQLGTLDKAQQEMEILVKNNPESHEGLFLLGSLYEEDKKTDQAIDAYRRVLRLNDTHLGALNNLAYLLGETDKLNEAEKLALQAAKLAPINPTVLDTLGWIQFRQGKVAEAETNIGKAYQLAASNPTIIYHYAKVKQKSGQVAEAQSLFKSSLRLGLASPWKTDAEKQLQN
- a CDS encoding PEP-CTERM sorting domain-containing protein, with the translated sequence MKRLACSLALTAFLPFTAMADSISPTTFSATLDVGESVTITKTVTVDAEATTSKVDVFFLMDETGSMGGEIAAVKAAASSILSTAAGFGDINFGVGGYRDARDLFAYRTLTDITSDTAVTQAAINSWTAAGGGDFPEANIYALEQVASTVSWRPDAERILLWFGDATGHDPSLGSTEASATAALQAASIQVEAIDVGNCAFGFCLDGTGQATRITNATGGTYHAGIDTSTLVDTINDAISTAISSYTEVALDISGAPPGMVSVSPASYNGSFTRDSTATYDFEVTFTGTTPGTYDFDIYATVDGGRVATERDHIVVGATVPEPASLALMGLGLVGLMVRRRKS
- a CDS encoding histidine phosphatase family protein, which codes for MRIILARHGQTIWNQQGLLQGSLNSDLTDQGKAQADRLATEMKPYRFAKVYSSPALRCMQTCKVIAPDFAICDLLQEQNFGSYEGLSLHDIDRIDPTARAVIRGEHPHQKAGENSESLAEVAQRASRFLNLLANMHHQDDTILAVTHGNFLKALIWRIHAQDQASASRYTHFNCAYSEITYSNNEWTVSFWGKASHLIGVL
- a CDS encoding siderophore-interacting protein, with product MSRPAPRELTLVRRQSITPNMLRVTLGGDGIANFPADQESAYVKLMFPRDGEQRPLMRTYTVRAQREDEIDIDFVIHEDGGPASTWAIQAEIGSQILIGGPGPKKLVDADADWFLVIGDMTALPAISVNLEQLPSNARGYVVIEVISEADIQPLKTPANLDVHWLINPHPGVDSNLLLNKVRDLPWLQGRPSVWCACELNSMRQLRDHFRAQEGLQKSDLYISSYWKLGVSEDEHKVLKAALN
- a CDS encoding MarR family winged helix-turn-helix transcriptional regulator produces the protein MPENTVPETSVGESLHRLLHAYKRAMRQAYQEVNLTLAVSHIRSLKVINHAREKNVICTAQVIAERLQRDKAQITRVVKDLLEEGLIEKRDNPEDRRSQLLDLTQKGLDAYKTIKEVEALAGSRMAQGLNADEIREFVKLANAMAENLKH